Proteins from a genomic interval of Syngnathoides biaculeatus isolate LvHL_M chromosome 23, ASM1980259v1, whole genome shotgun sequence:
- the entpd5b gene encoding ectonucleoside triphosphate diphosphohydrolase 5 isoform X2, whose amino-acid sequence MKPKLLPLLVSLVVAVGARLAEGTDVCGGTDGGTLSAVLRRPVNRSSVSYAVMFDAGSTGTRIHVYAFLHTREDGLPVLDKETFGSVKPGLSAHVHSPETAARSVGTLLKVAESAVPRHRWANTPLMLRATAGLRLMPPDKAQALLRQVQRVFDESPFFVPDNSVAILDGASEGIFAWITVNFLSGHLHARNQQTAGILDLGGASTQITFLPERADCSVEKAAPDHRLVTVDVFDSSFHLYTCSYLGNGLMSARLSTLRSHSASGPVFKSPCLPKNFQGEWSFGGETYQVSGDPEGASGYKACYENVLKTVNSITRQALPGHLEADQTLFYAFSFYFDRAVDAHLIDEIHGGMLRVRDFTRSAEEVCEETSEAVFPDSPFLCLDLTYISCLLTDVLGFGDDAPLRLSKKVNDAEASWALGAALDYFESLHVHIAGRR is encoded by the exons ATGAAGCCGAAGCTGCTCCCGCTGCTGGTCAGTTTGGTGGTCGCCGTCGGGGCTCGGCTCGCAGAGGGGACGGACGTCTGCGGCGGCACCGACGGCGGCACGCTGTCCGCCGTCCTGCGCCGGCCGGTCAACCGCAGCAGCGTCTCCTACGCCGTCATGTTTGACGCCGGCAGTACGGGGACACGAATCCACGTCTACGCTTTCCTTCACACCCGAGAAG ACGGGCTGCCCGTGTTGGACAAGGAGACGTTCGGGTCAGTGAAACCCGGTTTGTCGGCGCACGTCCACTCCCCGGAGACG GCCGCGCGGTCGGTGGGGACGCTGCTGAAGGTGGCCGAGAGCGCGGTGCCCCGTCATCGGTGGGCGAACACCCCCCTGATGCTGAGAGCCACGGCGGGACTCCGCTTGATGCCCCCCGACAAAGCCCAAGCGCTCCTACGTCAG GTTCAGCGCGTGTTTGACGAGTCGCCATTTTTTGTGCCGGACAACAGCGTGGCCATCTTGGACGGCGCAAGCGAAG GAATCTTTGCGTGGATAACGGTGAACTTCCTTTCTG GTCACCTTCACGCGCGCAACCAGCAGACGGCGGGAATCTTGGATTTGGGGGGAGCATCCACGCAGATTACCTTCCTGCCCGAACGCGCG GACTGCAGCGTTGAGAAAGCGGCGCCGGACCACCGCCTCGTCACGGTGGACGTGTTCGACTCCTCTTTTCATTTGTACACT TGCAGTTACCTTGGCAACGGACTGATGTCTGCGCGACTCTCCACGCTGCGTTCTCATA GTGCGTCAGGTCCAGTTTTCAAAAGTCCATGTCTGCCCAAAAACTTCCAGGGCGAGTGGAGCTTCGGCGGGGAAACTTACCAAGTGAGCGGCGACCCAGAAG GTGCATCCGGTTACAAGGCATGTTATGAGAACGTGTTGAAGACGGTCAACAGTATCACTCGTCAAGCACTTCCTGGTCATCTTGAAGCGGACCAGACTCTTTTCTACGCGTTCTCCTTCTACTTTGACCGCGCTGTGGACGCACACCTCATCg ACGAGATCCACGGAGGGATGCTGAGGGTCCGGGACTTCACGAGGAGCGCCGAGGAGG TGTGCGAGGAGACCAGCGAAGCGGTTTTTCCCGACAGTCCTTTCCTGTGTCTGGACTTGACGTACATCAGCTGCCTGCTGACGGACGTCCTCGGCTTCGGGGACGACGCGCCGCTGCGG TTGAGCAAGAAAGTAAACGACGCGGAGGCAAGTTGGGCTCTGGGCGCCGCCTTGGATTACTTTGAAAGCCTCCACGTCCACATCGCAGGACGACGATGA
- the entpd5b gene encoding ectonucleoside triphosphate diphosphohydrolase 5 isoform X1, producing the protein MKPKLLPLLVSLVVAVGARLAEGTDVCGGTDGGTLSAVLRRPVNRSSVSYAVMFDAGSTGTRIHVYAFLHTREDGLPVLDKETFGSVKPGLSAHVHSPETAARSVGTLLKVAESAVPRHRWANTPLMLRATAGLRLMPPDKAQALLRQVQRVFDESPFFVPDNSVAILDGASEGIFAWITVNFLSGHLHARNQQTAGILDLGGASTQITFLPERADCSVEKAAPDHRLVTVDVFDSSFHLYTHSYLGNGLMSARLSTLRSHSASGPVFKSPCLPKNFQGEWSFGGETYQVSGDPEGASGYKACYENVLKTVNSITRQALPGHLEADQTLFYAFSFYFDRAVDAHLIDEIHGGMLRVRDFTRSAEEVCEETSEAVFPDSPFLCLDLTYISCLLTDVLGFGDDAPLRLSKKVNDAEASWALGAALDYFESLHVHIAGRR; encoded by the exons ATGAAGCCGAAGCTGCTCCCGCTGCTGGTCAGTTTGGTGGTCGCCGTCGGGGCTCGGCTCGCAGAGGGGACGGACGTCTGCGGCGGCACCGACGGCGGCACGCTGTCCGCCGTCCTGCGCCGGCCGGTCAACCGCAGCAGCGTCTCCTACGCCGTCATGTTTGACGCCGGCAGTACGGGGACACGAATCCACGTCTACGCTTTCCTTCACACCCGAGAAG ACGGGCTGCCCGTGTTGGACAAGGAGACGTTCGGGTCAGTGAAACCCGGTTTGTCGGCGCACGTCCACTCCCCGGAGACG GCCGCGCGGTCGGTGGGGACGCTGCTGAAGGTGGCCGAGAGCGCGGTGCCCCGTCATCGGTGGGCGAACACCCCCCTGATGCTGAGAGCCACGGCGGGACTCCGCTTGATGCCCCCCGACAAAGCCCAAGCGCTCCTACGTCAG GTTCAGCGCGTGTTTGACGAGTCGCCATTTTTTGTGCCGGACAACAGCGTGGCCATCTTGGACGGCGCAAGCGAAG GAATCTTTGCGTGGATAACGGTGAACTTCCTTTCTG GTCACCTTCACGCGCGCAACCAGCAGACGGCGGGAATCTTGGATTTGGGGGGAGCATCCACGCAGATTACCTTCCTGCCCGAACGCGCG GACTGCAGCGTTGAGAAAGCGGCGCCGGACCACCGCCTCGTCACGGTGGACGTGTTCGACTCCTCTTTTCATTTGTACACTCACAG TTACCTTGGCAACGGACTGATGTCTGCGCGACTCTCCACGCTGCGTTCTCATA GTGCGTCAGGTCCAGTTTTCAAAAGTCCATGTCTGCCCAAAAACTTCCAGGGCGAGTGGAGCTTCGGCGGGGAAACTTACCAAGTGAGCGGCGACCCAGAAG GTGCATCCGGTTACAAGGCATGTTATGAGAACGTGTTGAAGACGGTCAACAGTATCACTCGTCAAGCACTTCCTGGTCATCTTGAAGCGGACCAGACTCTTTTCTACGCGTTCTCCTTCTACTTTGACCGCGCTGTGGACGCACACCTCATCg ACGAGATCCACGGAGGGATGCTGAGGGTCCGGGACTTCACGAGGAGCGCCGAGGAGG TGTGCGAGGAGACCAGCGAAGCGGTTTTTCCCGACAGTCCTTTCCTGTGTCTGGACTTGACGTACATCAGCTGCCTGCTGACGGACGTCCTCGGCTTCGGGGACGACGCGCCGCTGCGG TTGAGCAAGAAAGTAAACGACGCGGAGGCAAGTTGGGCTCTGGGCGCCGCCTTGGATTACTTTGAAAGCCTCCACGTCCACATCGCAGGACGACGATGA
- the aldh6a1 gene encoding methylmalonate-semialdehyde dehydrogenase [acylating], mitochondrial has product MAAILRSVLRKKTSTAQLGRVCYSSVPTTKLFIDGKFVESNTSEWLDVHNPATNEVVSRVPKATQTEMLSAAESCSRAFRSWSETSVLSRQQIFLRYQQLIKDNIKELAKMITLEQGKTLADAEGDVFRGLQVVEHACSITSLMLGETLPSITKDMDTYTYRLPIGVCAGIAPFNFPAMIPLWMFPIGMVCGNTYLMKPSERVPGCTMLLAKMLQDAGAPDGTLNIIHGQHAAVNFICDHPAIKAISFVGSNQAGEYIYERGSKNGKRVQSNMGAKNHGVVMPDANKENTINQLVGAAFGAAGQRCMALSTAIFVGESREWLPELVERSKSLRVNAGDQPGADVGPLISPEAKARVESLIQSGVSEGAELLLDGRNVHVKGYENGNFVGPTILGNVTPDMTCYKEEIFGPVLVVLEADDLDDAIALINNNPYGNGTAIFTSNGATARKYTHGVDVGQIGVNVPIPVPLPMFSFTGSRGSFRGDTNFYGKQGIQFYTQIKTVTSQWKAEDATVTTPAVTMPTMGR; this is encoded by the exons ATGGCAGCAATACTCCGCTCCGTGCTGAGGAAGAAG ACATCCACCGCGCAGCTGGGTCGTGTGTGCTACTCGTCTGTG CCCACCACCAAGCTGTTCATTGACGGCAAATTTGTGGAGTCCAACACGTCGGAATGGCTCGACGTTCACAACCCT GCCACCAATGAGGTGGTGAGCCGCGTTCCCAAAGCCACCCAGACGGAGATGCTGTCCGCCGCGGAGTCCTGCTCCCGCGCGTTCCGTTCCTGGTCGGAGACGTCCGTCCTGAGCCGCCAGCAGATCTTCCTACGCTACCAGCAGCTcatcaaagacaacatt aaagagCTGGCCAAGATGATCACGCTGGAACAAGGCAAAACTCTGGCAGATGCCGAGGGCGACGTGTTTCGGGGACTGC AGGTGGTGGAGCACGCCTGCAGCATCACGTCGCTGATGCTGGGCGAGACGCTCCCGTCCATCACCAAGGACATGGACACGTACACCTACCGCCTGCCCATCGGCGTGTGCGCCGGCATCGCCCCCTTCAACTTCCCCGCCATGATCCCGCTGTGGATGTTCCCCATCGGGATGGTGTGCGGCAACACGTACCTGATGAAGCCGTCTGAGCGCGTGCCCGGGTGCACCATGCTGCTGGCCAAGATGCTGCAGGACGCCGGCGCGCCCGACGGCACGCTCAACATCATCCACGGGCAGCACGCAG CCGTCAACTTCATCTGCGACCATCCCGCCATCAAGGCCATCAGCTTCGTGGGGTCCAACCAGGCGGGGGAGTACATCTACGAGAGGGGCTCCAAGAACGGGAAGAGGGTCCAGTCCAACATG GGCGCCAAAAACCACGGTGTGGTGATGCCCGACGCCAACAAGGAGAACACCATCAACCAGCTGGTGGGCGCGGCTTTCGGCGCGGCCGGCCAGCGCTGCATGGCGCTCTCCACCGCCATCTTTGTGGGCGAGTCCCGCGAGTGGCTCCCGGAGCTGGTGGAGCGCTCCAAGTCGCTGCGCGTCAACGCAG GCGATCAGCCGGGCGCCGACGTGGGCCCGCTCATCTCGCCCGAGGCGAAGGCCCGCGTGGAGTCCCTGATCCAGAGCGGCGTCAGCGAGGGCGCCGAGCTGCTGCTGGACGGCAGGAACGTCCACGTCAAAGGATACGAGAACGGCAACTTTGTGGGGCCCACCATCTTGGGCAACGTCACG CCGGACATGACATGCTACAAGGAGGAGATTTTCGGGCCGGTGTTGGTGGTTCTGGAGGCTGACGACCTGGATGACGCCATCGCCCTGATCAACAACAACCCGTACGGCAACGGGACGGCCATCTTCACCTCCAACGGCGCCACGGCGCGCAAGTACACGCACGGGGTGGACGTGGGTCAG ATCGGCGTCAACGTTCCCATCCCCGTCCCGTTGCCAATGTTCTCCTTCACCGGCTCCCGCGGCTCCTTCAGGGGAGACACCAATTTCTACGGCAAGCAG GGCATCCAGTTCTACACGCAGATCAAGACGGTGACGTCGCAGTGGAAAGCCGAGGACGCCACCGTCACGACTCCGGCCGTCACCATGCCAACCATGGGACGCTAA
- the LOC133496329 gene encoding sterile alpha motif domain-containing protein 15-like codes for MGTPNMAFLQWTCEDVARWIESIGFPQYTLCFTENCVTGRKLIFVDCAHMPRLGITDFKHMQAIAARVRELLGIGEVLWSRSIADPPRDPEGLFLEMKSRTGVKTDELTPQQLLEDIRH; via the exons ATGGGTACGCCCAACATGGCGTTCCTGCAGTGGACTTGTGAGGATGTTGCGAGATGGATTGAGTCCATTGGATTTCCACAGTACACA CTGTGCTTCACCGAGAACTGTGTCACCGGCAGGAAGCTGATCTTTGTGGACTGTGCCCACATGCCGAGGCTCGGAATCACAGATTTTAAACATATGCAG GCCATCGCGGCGCGCGTGCGCGAGCTGCTGGGCATCGGGGAGGTCCTGTGGAGTCGCAGCATCGCCGACCCCCCGCGGGACCCCGAGGGCCTCTTCCTGGAAATGAAGAGCCGCACGGGCGTCAAGACCGACGAGCTGACCCCTCAGCAGCTCCTGGAAGACATACGCCACTGA